In Arachis hypogaea cultivar Tifrunner chromosome 17, arahy.Tifrunner.gnm2.J5K5, whole genome shotgun sequence, a single window of DNA contains:
- the LOC112767088 gene encoding S-type anion channel SLAH4 isoform X2 — protein sequence MLCGASFMRCTPPFSPYSGVNYLFAPWISWLLLLESSPFMAPKTVPYLVLWWLFAVPVVMLDVKIYGQWFTKGKRFLSTVANPTSQMSVIGNLVGAQAAAHMGWKESAVCLFSLGMVHYLVLFVTLYQRLSGGDRLPVLLRPVFFLFFAAPGVASLAWESIVGSFDIASKMLFFLSLFLFTSLICRPTLFRRSMRRFNVAWWAYSFPVTMLALASTDYAQEVKGTISHILMLCLLALSFLICLSLTLFTFLNSKMLLPDNDPIANLVIQFPVAD from the exons ATGCTCTGCGGCGCGTCTTTCATGCGCTGCACCCCACCGTTTTCCCCATACTCTG GGGTTAATTATCTCTTCGCACCATGGATCTCGTGGCTCTTGCTTCTTGAATCCTCACCCTTCATGGCACCCAAAACCGTCCCTTACCTGGTGCTGTGGTGGTTGTTTGCCGTCCCTGTGGTGATGCTTGACGTGAAGATCTACGGGCAGTGGTTCACAAAAGGGAAGAGGTTCTTGTCGACGGTGGCAAATCCGACAAGCCAGATGTCGGTGATAGGGAACCTGGTGGGGGCACAGGCGGCGGCGCACATGGGTTGGAAGGAGAGCGCGGTGTGTTTGTTCTCGTTGGGGATGGTGCATTACTTGGTGTTGTTTGTGACGCTCTATCAGAGGCTCTCCGGCGGGGATCGCCTGCCTGTGTTGTTGAGGcctgttttcttcttgttttttgcGGCTCCGGGGGTTGCTAGCTTGGCTTGGGAATCCATTGTTGGATCCTTTGATATTGCTTCCAAGAtgctcttctttctatccctctTTCTCTTCACCTCACTG ATTTGCAGGCCAACACTGTTCAGGAGATCGATGAGGAGGTTCAATGTTGCATGGTGGGCTTACTCGTTTCCGGTTACAATGCTTGCTCTGGCTTCCACGGACTATGCTCAAGAAGTCAAAGGAACCATTTCTCACATTCTCATGCTCTGTCTCTTAGCTCTTTCCTTTCTCATCTGTCTTTCTCTAACTCTCTTCACTTTCCTCAACTCTAAGATGCTTCTGCCTGATAATGATCCCATTGCAAACTTGGTCATTCAATTTCCAGTAGCAGACTAG
- the LOC112767088 gene encoding S-type anion channel SLAH4 isoform X1 → MAAQQGSRCEIELVIERTSTTQQNPSTNMRTIAKSSLLMSLNSLLTKFHAGYFRISLSLGGQALLWKTLSSVPTTDDKSNALRRVFHALHPTVFPILWSLALFILILLSLLYILRCLFFFKMVKAEFLHHVGVNYLFAPWISWLLLLESSPFMAPKTVPYLVLWWLFAVPVVMLDVKIYGQWFTKGKRFLSTVANPTSQMSVIGNLVGAQAAAHMGWKESAVCLFSLGMVHYLVLFVTLYQRLSGGDRLPVLLRPVFFLFFAAPGVASLAWESIVGSFDIASKMLFFLSLFLFTSLICRPTLFRRSMRRFNVAWWAYSFPVTMLALASTDYAQEVKGTISHILMLCLLALSFLICLSLTLFTFLNSKMLLPDNDPIANLVIQFPVAD, encoded by the exons ATGGCAGCACAACAAGGTTCTAGATGTGAGATTGAGCTTGTGATAGAGAGAACTAGCACAACCCAACAAAACCCAAGTACCAATATGAGAACAATCGCAAAGAGCTCATTATTAATGTCCCTGAATTCCTTGCTAACAAAATTTCATGCAGGTTATTTCAGGATAAGCCTCTCACTTGGCGGCCAAGCCTTGCTATGGAAGACACTCAGCTCCGTGCCAACCACCGACGACAAGAGCAATGCTCTGCGGCGCGTCTTTCATGCGCTGCACCCCACCGTTTTCCCCATACTCTGGTCTCTAGCTCTCTTTATTCTCATATTACTCTCTCTTCTTTACATCTTAAGGTGCTTGTTTTTCTTTAAGATGGTAAAGGCCGAGTTCTTGCACCATGTAGGGGTTAATTATCTCTTCGCACCATGGATCTCGTGGCTCTTGCTTCTTGAATCCTCACCCTTCATGGCACCCAAAACCGTCCCTTACCTGGTGCTGTGGTGGTTGTTTGCCGTCCCTGTGGTGATGCTTGACGTGAAGATCTACGGGCAGTGGTTCACAAAAGGGAAGAGGTTCTTGTCGACGGTGGCAAATCCGACAAGCCAGATGTCGGTGATAGGGAACCTGGTGGGGGCACAGGCGGCGGCGCACATGGGTTGGAAGGAGAGCGCGGTGTGTTTGTTCTCGTTGGGGATGGTGCATTACTTGGTGTTGTTTGTGACGCTCTATCAGAGGCTCTCCGGCGGGGATCGCCTGCCTGTGTTGTTGAGGcctgttttcttcttgttttttgcGGCTCCGGGGGTTGCTAGCTTGGCTTGGGAATCCATTGTTGGATCCTTTGATATTGCTTCCAAGAtgctcttctttctatccctctTTCTCTTCACCTCACTG ATTTGCAGGCCAACACTGTTCAGGAGATCGATGAGGAGGTTCAATGTTGCATGGTGGGCTTACTCGTTTCCGGTTACAATGCTTGCTCTGGCTTCCACGGACTATGCTCAAGAAGTCAAAGGAACCATTTCTCACATTCTCATGCTCTGTCTCTTAGCTCTTTCCTTTCTCATCTGTCTTTCTCTAACTCTCTTCACTTTCCTCAACTCTAAGATGCTTCTGCCTGATAATGATCCCATTGCAAACTTGGTCATTCAATTTCCAGTAGCAGACTAG